In a genomic window of Vibrio marisflavi CECT 7928:
- a CDS encoding ABC transporter ATP-binding protein, which translates to MTEYAIQAQNVVKRFGDFTAIEGITLNVPKGSIYGFLGPNGCGKSTTIRVLTGLLTPTEGSVDVLGLEIPRQSELLRLKIGYMTQKFSLYEDLTVEENLQFIGQIFGMGRKPLAKRVNEQLSTYGLDQRRKQRVSGMSGGQKQRLSLAAATMHNPELLFLDEPTSAVDPENRREFWEQLFDLSDQGTTILVTTHYMDEAERCHRLAIMEAGLIKADGEPLSLMDEMGVNIVEINADGLRALKEKLLKRPEVRSAAQLGIRLRVLINREVPDPIAWLKSTFVELSSAEMNLARPSLEDVFVSVTGTGRQ; encoded by the coding sequence ATGACCGAATACGCTATTCAAGCTCAAAATGTTGTCAAACGTTTCGGGGATTTCACAGCCATTGAAGGGATAACTCTGAATGTTCCTAAAGGAAGCATCTATGGCTTCTTAGGACCCAATGGCTGTGGGAAGTCGACAACTATCCGCGTGCTGACCGGCCTTTTAACGCCAACGGAAGGCTCTGTTGATGTTCTTGGTTTAGAAATACCTCGCCAATCTGAATTGCTCAGACTGAAAATTGGTTATATGACACAAAAGTTCTCCCTCTACGAAGACTTAACCGTGGAAGAAAATCTTCAGTTTATCGGGCAAATCTTCGGTATGGGCAGAAAGCCATTGGCAAAACGTGTCAATGAACAGCTCAGTACATATGGGTTAGACCAACGCCGAAAGCAGAGAGTATCGGGAATGAGCGGTGGACAAAAGCAGCGCCTATCACTCGCGGCTGCAACCATGCATAACCCAGAGCTACTCTTTCTTGATGAACCAACTTCCGCCGTTGATCCTGAAAATCGCCGCGAGTTTTGGGAGCAGCTTTTTGATCTTTCCGATCAAGGCACCACGATATTGGTGACAACTCACTATATGGATGAAGCTGAACGTTGCCACCGACTCGCAATTATGGAAGCGGGACTAATTAAGGCCGATGGCGAACCTTTGTCATTGATGGACGAAATGGGCGTCAATATTGTTGAAATCAATGCCGATGGATTAAGAGCACTAAAAGAGAAGTTGCTCAAACGTCCAGAAGTGCGCTCTGCAGCCCAACTTGGGATACGCTTGCGGGTTCTCATCAATCGAGAAGTACCTGATCCTATCGCTTGGCTAAAATCGACGTTTGTTGAACTAAGTAGCGCCGAAATGAATCTTGCAAGACCAAGCTTAGAGGACGTATTCGTATCGGTGACAGGGACGGGAAGACAATGA
- a CDS encoding TetR/AcrR family transcriptional regulator: protein MNTTQKKPGRPAGSEHDVRNKLISCSLKLFLSMPYEKISTRLIASKAEVSSSLIRYYFGNKDGLYESVIESMFEPFHMPFANFIANADSASLFQLLAALFEELKNNPQLPQFIYQILARPQHDRNREYLTQTIEWFTNRIDDNFLNKLVENKVIREGMKPELCRLSWISLIICPFLIPSGLLDTMTKGQSKEEFFNDLLMHNISIMRHGFVGSH, encoded by the coding sequence ATGAACACAACACAAAAAAAGCCAGGTAGACCTGCGGGATCAGAACATGATGTGAGAAATAAACTCATCTCTTGTTCTTTGAAACTCTTTTTATCCATGCCATACGAAAAAATTTCTACTCGACTAATTGCTAGCAAAGCCGAAGTCAGTAGTTCTCTTATTCGTTACTATTTTGGTAATAAAGATGGTTTATATGAATCAGTGATTGAATCAATGTTTGAACCGTTCCATATGCCATTTGCAAACTTTATTGCAAATGCAGATTCAGCATCATTGTTTCAGCTGTTAGCCGCGTTATTCGAGGAGCTTAAAAACAATCCTCAATTACCTCAATTCATCTATCAGATACTCGCTAGACCTCAACACGATAGAAATAGAGAGTACTTAACGCAAACTATAGAGTGGTTCACCAATAGAATTGACGACAACTTCTTAAACAAGCTTGTAGAGAATAAAGTGATTCGTGAGGGTATGAAGCCCGAGCTTTGTCGTCTTTCATGGATAAGCCTGATTATATGTCCGTTCTTAATCCCATCAGGGCTGCTCGATACCATGACAAAAGGCCAGTCTAAAGAAGAGTTCTTCAACGACTTGCTAATGCATAATATAAGCATTATGCGTCATGGCTTTGTCGGATCGCATTAA
- a CDS encoding ABC transporter permease: MNSINRIKAVVTKELRQLSRDNITFAMVVMIPLIQLLLFGYAINTNVRNIPVAVVDQSQSAAGRILVESVRATQVVNFIKYYATPKEAEKAIQDGVVRAALILPKDLTQRAVQGRVLGQWIIDGSDTILSSAIMALQNMPVGDTAIQIRPTQTNTFEMTLFFNPSSRSAVNTVPGLLGIILTMTMILFTSTAIVREREHGNLELLITTPVSSFELMVAKIIPYIGVGLIQATIILALGHLIFNVPINGALSQIFLATLLFIGASLTLGLVISTAAQTQLQAMQMTFFILLPSILLSGFMFPYEGMPAAAQWIAEALPATHFMRMIRGIVLRGADLVGLWKDTLWMLGFMILGLAFASLRFKKSLD, from the coding sequence ATGAATTCAATTAATCGAATCAAAGCCGTCGTAACAAAAGAGCTCAGACAGTTGTCGAGGGACAACATTACCTTTGCCATGGTCGTGATGATACCACTGATACAATTACTTTTATTTGGTTATGCCATTAACACCAATGTCAGAAATATACCTGTCGCGGTAGTAGACCAAAGCCAAAGTGCAGCAGGGCGAATACTGGTGGAATCAGTTCGTGCAACGCAAGTGGTCAATTTCATCAAATACTACGCGACACCTAAGGAAGCCGAAAAAGCTATTCAGGATGGTGTCGTTCGAGCTGCTTTGATATTGCCAAAAGACCTCACCCAACGCGCGGTACAAGGAAGAGTTCTGGGGCAATGGATTATCGATGGTAGTGACACCATTTTAAGTAGTGCCATTATGGCGTTGCAAAACATGCCGGTTGGCGACACAGCAATACAGATCCGGCCCACTCAAACGAATACATTCGAAATGACCTTGTTTTTCAACCCAAGTAGTCGCTCGGCCGTAAATACTGTACCCGGATTACTCGGTATCATCTTAACGATGACAATGATTCTCTTTACAAGTACAGCCATTGTGAGAGAACGTGAGCATGGCAACCTCGAACTGCTCATCACTACGCCAGTCAGCTCGTTTGAATTGATGGTTGCGAAGATAATTCCATACATCGGAGTAGGACTTATACAGGCCACCATAATCCTTGCTCTTGGGCATTTGATTTTTAACGTCCCTATCAATGGAGCGCTTTCGCAAATCTTCTTAGCCACCTTATTATTTATCGGCGCGAGTCTAACGCTAGGCTTAGTTATCTCTACGGCGGCGCAAACTCAGCTCCAAGCAATGCAGATGACCTTTTTCATCCTGCTCCCTTCCATCCTTCTTTCAGGATTCATGTTCCCTTATGAAGGTATGCCCGCTGCGGCGCAATGGATAGCTGAAGCACTCCCAGCCACCCACTTTATGCGTATGATACGAGGAATTGTTTTAAGAGGCGCGGATTTAGTCGGACTGTGGAAAGATACACTTTGGATGCTCGGCTTTATGATTTTAGGCCTTGCATTTGCGTCACTTAGATTTAAAAAGTCTTTGGATTAA
- a CDS encoding class I SAM-dependent methyltransferase: MSVNIDFGKTAEDYAVHREGFPAELLTRLLQFGIGLPAQHIVDLGTGTGTLARQFAQNGAIVTGVDIAPELIKKAQLLDQQAGVSVDYHISDSSSLPLSSCSQDVITAGQCWHWFDAASTAQECMRVLRPSGAIVICHFDWLPLRDNVVELTEALILKHSPTWQMSGGNGLYPRWLTDLALAGFEEIETFSFDKTVNYSQESWRGRIRASAGISASLNKKKVEQFDQELKQALQQNFPKDPLPIPHRVWAVIARKPNR; encoded by the coding sequence ATGTCAGTAAATATCGACTTTGGTAAGACAGCGGAAGACTACGCTGTACATCGTGAAGGTTTTCCTGCCGAGCTGCTTACCCGATTACTACAGTTTGGAATAGGACTCCCAGCGCAGCATATCGTGGATCTTGGTACTGGCACAGGAACGTTGGCGAGACAGTTTGCTCAAAATGGAGCCATAGTAACAGGGGTAGATATTGCTCCCGAGCTCATCAAAAAAGCACAGCTACTCGATCAACAAGCTGGAGTTAGTGTCGATTACCATATTAGCGACTCCTCTTCCTTGCCGCTAAGCAGTTGCTCTCAAGATGTGATTACTGCTGGCCAATGTTGGCATTGGTTCGATGCCGCTTCAACAGCACAGGAGTGCATGAGAGTGCTGCGCCCGAGCGGCGCAATAGTCATCTGTCATTTTGATTGGTTACCTCTACGTGATAACGTTGTAGAGCTTACCGAGGCACTGATTTTAAAGCACAGTCCCACTTGGCAAATGTCTGGAGGAAATGGGCTCTATCCTCGTTGGTTAACGGACCTAGCCTTAGCTGGATTTGAAGAAATTGAGACATTTAGTTTCGACAAAACGGTCAACTACAGTCAAGAGAGCTGGCGTGGTCGAATACGTGCTAGTGCGGGAATATCAGCGAGTTTAAATAAGAAGAAAGTCGAGCAATTTGACCAAGAGCTCAAACAAGCGTTGCAACAAAATTTTCCCAAAGATCCATTACCAATCCCTCACCGCGTGTGGGCAGTAATTGCAAGAAAGCCCAACCGATAA
- a CDS encoding NAD(P)-dependent oxidoreductase produces MTKIKVAFVGLGVMGYPMAGFLQKAGYQTTVYNRTLEKAQRWADEYQGRYQATPKQASEGCDVVFVCVGNDDDVRSVVYGEDGVLAGLKSGAVLVDHTTTSAELAIELSKACTEQGNAFIDAPVSGGQAGAENGVLTVMCGGEQPVFDQVYPVIDAYAKQISLLGENGQGQRCKMVNQICITGVLQGLSEALLLAEKSNLDISKVVETLKHGAAGSWQMENRASTMAENKFDFGFAIDWMRKDLGFCLDEAERLGLDLHLVKQVDQQYAQLQNEGLGRMDTSVLIKAVDKVSRR; encoded by the coding sequence ATGACAAAGATAAAAGTCGCATTTGTAGGTTTAGGAGTGATGGGTTATCCCATGGCTGGCTTCTTGCAAAAAGCTGGTTACCAAACCACGGTTTACAATCGCACTTTGGAGAAAGCTCAACGTTGGGCCGATGAATATCAAGGGCGATATCAGGCGACACCGAAACAAGCCAGTGAAGGTTGTGATGTTGTATTTGTGTGTGTCGGGAACGATGATGATGTACGCAGTGTTGTTTATGGTGAAGATGGAGTGCTAGCTGGCCTCAAATCAGGAGCTGTTTTGGTTGACCATACAACGACTTCTGCTGAACTCGCTATTGAACTTTCAAAAGCTTGTACAGAGCAAGGCAATGCCTTTATTGACGCTCCTGTATCTGGTGGTCAAGCGGGCGCAGAAAATGGTGTACTTACTGTGATGTGTGGTGGTGAACAGCCTGTATTTGATCAGGTTTATCCTGTGATAGATGCTTACGCTAAACAAATATCTCTGCTTGGTGAAAATGGCCAAGGTCAACGCTGTAAAATGGTCAATCAGATCTGTATAACTGGCGTGCTGCAAGGCCTGAGTGAAGCGTTACTTCTCGCTGAGAAATCTAACTTGGACATTTCAAAAGTTGTTGAAACGTTGAAACATGGCGCTGCAGGCTCATGGCAGATGGAAAACAGAGCTTCAACCATGGCTGAAAATAAGTTTGATTTTGGTTTTGCGATTGATTGGATGCGTAAAGATCTTGGTTTTTGTCTCGATGAGGCTGAAAGGTTGGGACTTGATCTACATTTAGTCAAACAAGTGGATCAACAATACGCCCAGCTTCAAAACGAAGGGTTAGGGCGTATGGACACTTCAGTACTGATTAAAGCAGTAGATAAAGTTAGTAGAAGATAA